A segment of the Streptomyces sp. L2 genome:
CGCGATGCGCTGCGCGGCCCAGTCCAGGTCGGCGTCGCTCGCGTAGTCGGCGAGGACTACGGCCGCGCCGTTGCCGCCCAGCTCCAGGGTGCAGTGCTTGCGCGGCACCGAGTCCATGATCGCGTAGCCGACCTTCTCGGAGCCGGTGAAGGAGATGACCGGCAGGCGCTCGTCCTGGACCAGGGCGGGCATCCTGTCGTTGGTGACCGGCAGGATCGACCAGGAGCCGGCCGGCAGGCCCTCGGTCTCGGCGAGCAGGTCGCCGAGGATCAGGCCGGACAGCGGGGTGGCCGGGGCCGGCTTGAGGATGATCGGCACGCCGGCGGCGATCGCGGGGGCGATCTTGTGGGCGCACAGGTTCAGCGGGAAGTTGAAGGGCGCGATGCCGAGGACGACGCCCTTGGGGAAGCGGCGGGTGAGGGCGAGGCGGCCCTGGCCGCCGGCGTCGGTGTCGAGCCGCTGGGCCTCGCCGCCGTTGAACCGGCGGGCCTCCTCGGCGGCGAACCGGAACACGGAGACCGCGCGGCCGACCTCGCCGCGGGCCCACTTGATCGGCTTGCCGTTCTCGGCGGAGATCAGCTGGGCCAGTTCCTCGGCGCGCTCGGCGATGCGCTTGCTGACGTGGTCGAGGGCGGCGGCGCGCACGTGGGCCGGGGTGGCGGCGAAGTCCTCGCGGACGGCGTGGGCGGCGGCGACGGCCTCTTCGACCTGGGCGTCGGTCGGGACGCTGACCGTGCCGACGAGGCGGCCGTCCCACGGGGAGGTGACGTCGAAGGTGGCCTCGCCGGTGGCCTGGCGGCCGGCGAGCCAGAAGGCGTGGGTGGAAGTCATTGTCGAGTCCCGGCCCTTCCGCGTGAGAGGTGTGCGATCGGTTCGTGGTCCACGGTAGGGGTGGAGGGCGGCGGGGTCGCTTGTCCGGGGTGTACGGGTGCGGGGGGTCGATACGCCGGTTTGGCGGGGTGGGGTGGGGTGGGCCCGGGGGTTTCTCGCCCCCGCCGCCCCTACCCGTCCCGTCCTTCAGGGGCTCCGCCCCTGGACCCCGGTCGGCCTTCGGGCGGCGGGCGCCGTCGCCGGGTGCGGGCACGCTGGGGCTGGTCGCGCAGTTCCCCGCGCCCCTGGCGGGACTGCAGCGCGGTCGGCCGTGCAGCGACCGTGACTGCGACTCCTCTCAGCCCCCTCAGTCGCCGGACTGGCCGGAGGACGTCGCCTTCAGGGCCAGCCAGAGTTCCATTCGGGCGTCGGGGTCGTCGAGGGAGCGGCCGAGGATCTCCTCGACGCGGCGCATGCGGTAGCGGAGGGTGTGGCGGTGGACCCCGAGGTCGGCGGCGGCGGCGTCCCACTGGCCGTGGCGGGAGAGCCAGGCGCGGAGGGACGCGACCAGGTCGCCGCGGCCCGTGGCGTCGTGCTCGTGGAGGGCGCGCAGCAGGCCGTCGGCGAAGGCCCGTACCGCGTCGTCGGCCAGCAGGGGCAGCACCGAACCGGCCGCGACCTGCTCGTGCTCGACCAGGACCCGGCCGCGCCGCCGGGCCACGGACAGCGCCTGCTCGGCCTGCTTGTAGGCGGCGGCAGCGGCGACGGTGCCGACGGGTGCCGACAGGCCGACGACCAGTTCGTCCTCGTCGCCCGCCGGTTCGGGCACGGCCCGCGCCGACTCCAGCGCGGCGGCGTGCGCGGCGCAGGCGGCCACGGCCGCGCCGCCGTCGGCCGCGAGCACCACCAGCCGCTCCCCCTCCGGTACGACGAGGACGGCCTCGCCGGAGCGGGCCGCGGCCGACTCGGCCGCTTCGGTGAGGGCCCCGAGGGGGTCCCCGCCGGCCGGCTGTTCGGCGACGATCATCCGGAACGGGGCGTCGAGCAGCCCGCCGTACAGGTCGCCGGCGACGGCCCGGGCGTGGTCGGGCTGCCCGGCGAGCAGCATGCGCAGCACCGCCGCCCCGATCCGCTGCTCGGCCGCGTGCAGCGAGCGGGAGCGTTCGGTGGTGAGGGTGAGCAGGGCGATGGCGGAGTGGACGGCGTAGCGCTCGGCGGTGCCGAGGGTGGCGGCCGTGCCCACGGCGAGGGCCGCGCGCGGCCGGCGGCCGGTGCCGAGAGAGTGCAGTTCGATCCGGTCCTCGTGTTCGGGGCCGCCGACCACCGCGGAGGCGGGTGCCGGCCGGTCCCGGAGCCGTTCCACGTCCGGGGTGAGCCGCGCCGCCCTGCGGCCCGCCCATTCGGGCGCGGTGGCGACGACGGCGCCGGACGCGTCGTAGAGGGCCGCCCACCCGTCGACCTGGCCGGCGAGCGCGGCGAGGAGCCCCTCGGGGCCGGCGGTGAGAGCCTGCTTGGTGAGTT
Coding sequences within it:
- a CDS encoding aldehyde dehydrogenase family protein codes for the protein MTSTHAFWLAGRQATGEATFDVTSPWDGRLVGTVSVPTDAQVEEAVAAAHAVREDFAATPAHVRAAALDHVSKRIAERAEELAQLISAENGKPIKWARGEVGRAVSVFRFAAEEARRFNGGEAQRLDTDAGGQGRLALTRRFPKGVVLGIAPFNFPLNLCAHKIAPAIAAGVPIILKPAPATPLSGLILGDLLAETEGLPAGSWSILPVTNDRMPALVQDERLPVISFTGSEKVGYAIMDSVPRKHCTLELGGNGAAVVLADYASDADLDWAAQRIATFSNYQGGQSCISVQRVIADASVYDRLLPRIVAAVEAQGTGDPADDATDVGPLVSEDAAKRVESWVDEAVAAGAELLTGGRRDGAAYAPTVLTGVPADATLSCEEVFGPVLTVQKVTGEAEAFAAVNDSKYGLQAGVFTHDVQSAFRAHRALEVGGVVVGDVPSYRADQMPYGGAKQSGVGREGVKFAMDDYTYERVLVLTGLAL
- a CDS encoding PucR family transcriptional regulator; the encoded protein is MPPTLASLVHHTALKLTVRAGEDRLDVPVRWAHVSELADPVPYMEGGELLLITALKLDAEDPVAMRRYVKRLAGAGVVGLGFAIGVNYDDIPAALVDAAAEEGLPLLEVPRRTPFLAISKAVSAAIAADQYRAVTAGFAAQRELTKQALTAGPEGLLAALAGQVDGWAALYDASGAVVATAPEWAGRRAARLTPDVERLRDRPAPASAVVGGPEHEDRIELHSLGTGRRPRAALAVGTAATLGTAERYAVHSAIALLTLTTERSRSLHAAEQRIGAAVLRMLLAGQPDHARAVAGDLYGGLLDAPFRMIVAEQPAGGDPLGALTEAAESAAARSGEAVLVVPEGERLVVLAADGGAAVAACAAHAAALESARAVPEPAGDEDELVVGLSAPVGTVAAAAAYKQAEQALSVARRRGRVLVEHEQVAAGSVLPLLADDAVRAFADGLLRALHEHDATGRGDLVASLRAWLSRHGQWDAAAADLGVHRHTLRYRMRRVEEILGRSLDDPDARMELWLALKATSSGQSGD